One Physeter macrocephalus isolate SW-GA unplaced genomic scaffold, ASM283717v5 random_542, whole genome shotgun sequence genomic window carries:
- the DCAKD gene encoding dephospho-CoA kinase domain-containing protein, with protein MFLVGLTGGIASGKSSVIQVFQQLGCAVIDVDVIARHVVQPGYPAHRRIVEAFGTEVLLENGDIDRKVLGDLIFNQPDRRHLLNSITHPEICKEMMKETFKFFLRGYRYVILDIPLLFETKKLLKYMKHTVVVYCDRDTQLARLMQRNNLNRDDAEARIKAQLPLKDKARMARHVLDNSGEWSVTKRQVVLLHAELERSLEYLPLRLGVLTGLAGIASLLYLLTHYLLPSP; from the exons ATGTTCCTGGTGGGGCTGACAGGGGGCATTGCCTCAGGCAAGAGCTCGGTGATCCAGGTGTTCCAGCAGCTGGGTTGTGCGGTGATTGATGTGGATGTCATTGCCCGGCATG TCGTCCAGCCAGGATACCCCGCCCACCGGCGTATCGTGGAGGCCTTTGGCACTGAGGTCTTGCTGGAGAATGGCGACATTGATCGAAAGGTCCTGGGGGACCTGATCTTTAACCAGCCGGACCGGCGGCACCTGCTCAACTCCATCACCCACCCCGAGATCTGCAAGGAAATGATGAAGGAGACCTTCAAGTTCTTCCTCCGGG GATACCGCTACGTGATTCTGGATATCCCCCTGCTGTTTGAGACCAAGAAACTGCTCAAGTACATGAAGCACACAGTGGTGGTATACTG TGACCGAGACACGCAGCTGGCCCGGCTGATGCAGCGGAACAACCTGAACCGCGACGACGCAGAGGCCCGGATCAAGGCCCAGCTGCCCCTGAAGGACAAGGCCCGCATGGCCCGCCACGTTCTAGACAACTCGGGCGAGTGGAGCGTCACCAAACGCCAGGTGGTCCTCCTGCACGCCGAGCTGGAGCGCTCCCTGGAGTACCTGCCACTGCGGCTCGGGGTCCTCACGGGGCTGGCCGGCATTGCCAGTCTCCTCTACCTACTCACCCACTACCTCCTGCCTTCCCCCTAG